The Phosphitispora fastidiosa DNA segment GGCAGCAAGAATACTGATAACATACTGATACATTTCCAGCTCCGCATCTTCATCACAAGGGACCACACTGCCTGAAGCAACAGCTTTATACAGGGGAGTCTCAGGCTCAACCTTGAGACCATAGGCAGAAATATGTGCCGGTGACAGGTTCAGCACCCGGTCAAGGGTCTCCTGCCAGTCCTGCCCCGTCTGCCCCGGAATCCCGTAGATGAGGTCACAGCTAATATTGTCAATTCCTTCATCCCTGCAAGCCTTAACTGCTTCAGTAACTTGGGCAAAGGAATGGATTCTGCCGAGAAATGAAAGAATTCTTGATTGAAATGCCTGGACCCCTATACTTATTCGGTTAACCCCGGCTCGTCTCATCAGGGCAAATTTCTCTCTGGTTACTGTGCCCGGGTTGCATTCAACGGTTATTTCCGCATCATCCCTGATTCTAAAATACCTGCGGCAGTTTTCCAGTATCAGGGCCAGGTGTTGTCCACTCAACAGAGAGGGGGTCCCCCCTCCCAGGAAAACCGTCCTGACCTCCCTTTGGTCAGCCGGCATTTTCCCGGCATGCAGCTTCATTTCCCTTTCAAGGGCATAAACATAAGACGCAGCCAAACCTGCGTCATAAGGATAAGATATAAAATCACAGTAGTTGCATTTTTGCAGGCAAAAGGGAACATGTATATATATCCCGATAGACATATTAATCACCCGTATTTGGCGGCCGGTCGCTAATCCATTTTAAGCACTGCCATAAATGCTTCCTGGGGTATCTCGACATTGCCCACCTGTTTCATGCGTTTTTTTCCCTCTTTTTGCTTTTCCAGCAGTTTCCGTTTCCGTGAAATATCCCCGCCATAGCACTTGGCCAGCACATTTTTTCTCAAGGCCTTTACCGTCTCACGGGCAATAACCTTATTTCCTATTGTAGCCTGGATAGGAATTTCAAACATGTGCCTGGGAATAATGTCTTTGAGTTTTTCCGCCAGATTACGCCCTCTGGCATAGGACTTATCGGTATGGACTATAGATGACAGGGCATCAACTACCTCACCCGATACCAGGATATCGAGTTTTACCAGCCTTGATTCCCGGTATCCGCAAAACTCATAATCCAATGACCCATAACCCTTGGTCCGTGATTTTAAAAGGTCGAACAGATCGTAAATTATCTCAATCAGCGGCATTTCATATGTCAGCATAACCCTAGCCTCACTCATATATTCCATATTTTGGAAAATACCGCGCTTTTCCTGGGCCAAATCCATAACCGCCCCCACATAATCGTTGGGAACCATAATGGTAGCCTTAACAAAAGGTTCTTCCATTTGTTCAATGTTTTGCATCGGAGGCAGATTGGTCGGGTTATCAATTTCGATAACCTCACCATTTGTTTTGGTGATCCGGAAAATAACGCTGGGTGCAGTTGTAATCAGGTCAAGTCCGTATTCCCTCTCAAGGCGTTCCTGGATAATCTCCATATGCAGCAGTCCCAGGAAACCCAGCCTGAACCCAAAACCCAGAGCCACCGAATTTTCCGCTTCAAACATTAGTGAAGCATCGTTTAGCCTGAGCTTTTCCAGGGCGTCCCGGAGATCATCATAATCTGCCCCGTCGACAGGATACAGCCCGCTGAATACCATGGGAGTAATTTTCCGATATCCAGGCAAGGGCTTGTCAGTAGGTTTGTCAGCCCCGGTAATGGTATCTCCAACCTGAACATCCTTAACATTCTTGATACTGGCTGCAATAAAACCGACATCACCCACACCCAGTTCACCGACTGTGGTCAGAAATGGCCTGAAAATACCTACCTCATTGACTTCAAAAGCCTTGCCGCCGGCCATAAACCTTACTTTCATGCCCTGCTTCACCAGCCCGTCAACAACCCTGACATACGCGATAACCCCTTTATAGGAGTCATAATGGGAGTCAAATACCAGCGCCTTCAGAGGGGCGTTTTCAACCCCCACCGGAGGAGGCACTTTCTGTACTATCTGTTCCAGTATCTCCTTAATCCCTGTGCCGTCCTTTGCAGAAGCAAGTACAGCATCACTGGTATCCAGGCCGATAATATCTTCAATTTCACTTTTCACCCGGTCAGGGTCGGCGCTGGGCAAATCAATCTTATTAATTACCGGAATAATCTCCAGGTTATGTTCCAGGGCCAGGTATACATTGGCCAAGGTCTGAGCCTCAATTCCCTGAGCCGCATCAACAACCAGAATAGCGCCTTCACAGGCAGCCAGGCTGCGGGAAACCTCATAGGTAAAGTCAACATGTCCCGGTGTATCAATCAGGTTCAGGGTGTATGTCTCACCATCGTCAGCCTGATAGAACAGCCTTACGGCCTGAGCCTTAATGGTAATCCCGCGTTCCCGCTCCAAATCCATGGTATCAAGTATCTGATCCGCCATCTCCCTCTGGGTAAGGGCTCCGGTAGCCTCAAGGAGCCGGTCTGCCAGAGTGGATTTGCCGTGATCGATATGGGCAATTATGCAAAAATTTCTGGTTTTATTATGTTTGTCCACCGATATTTCTCTCCCTTATAAAGGCCAGTAGATGGCCTCCTTCTCTTTATACCTTTTTGAACTTTCTGCGCAGCAGATTAATAATCACCTGTGTTTCCTCCAGGCGGCACAAAAGAATTGCCACCACATATACAACCAGTCCGGCGCCAATGGAAACCCCGACCTGAATCAGTTGATTGGAGGCATCCTGCAGGTCAAGGAACGTTCCCAGGTAATAAGCGACAGCATAAGCGACCACACCCATAACTGCTGACGATCCCAAAATAAGAAAGAATGATCTGGTAGTTTTCCGTAGATCAATAGGCCCGATTTTCCGGCGCAGAAAATACAATAGCAGCACCATGTTATATATTCCGGTCAGGGAAAAAGCCAGCGCAAGTCCTCTTTCGGCCATCACAGGGCGTAGTAGAAGATTAAGCGCTATATTTATGACTATTGTGGAAATTGCTATTAAAACGGGTCTCAAGGTATCCTGAAATGCATAGAAGGCTCTGGTGATGATCCAGATAGCTGCCTGAGCGAAAAGCCCCACACAATAAAAAACCAGGGCATATGCCGTTAACTTTGTTGCGCCATGAGTAAATTCTCCGCGTTCAAACAGCATCCTGATAATTGGTTCACTGAGGACCGCCAGTCCCACCGATGCCGGTATGATTACCAGAAAAATTGAGCGGAGTCCCATGGAAAGGGTATTTTTAAAATCAGTCATTTCCCTGCGGGCCGCCTGGGAGGTCATGGTGGGGAACACCGCAACTGCAATGGACCCGGCAAAAACACCCAGGGGAAGCCACATCAACCGGTTGGCCAGTCTCAGCGCCGTTATGCTGCCTTCATTAATGGTTGAAGCTATGGTCTGGTTTACAATCAGATTGACCCTGTTGGCTGCCATCCCCAGCATGGCCGGGAGCATCAGGATAAGCATTTTCCGGACCCCGGGGTGACGGAGATTCAGGGTAAATTTGTACCTTAACCCCATTTTGTATAATACAGGCAGCTGAATTACCAGATTAGCAACGTGACCCACTACTACCCCAACGGCAAAAGCCATAATGCCCCACTGTTTCGCAAAAAGGAGGCCAAACAGGATAATAAAAAAATTATATGCTACCGAACCAATCGCAGGGGCGGCGAAGTGTTTGTAAGAATTAAGGATACCCATTATAAGACCGTTAAGGGCCAGAATCACAAAAGCAGGAAACATGATCCTGGTTAGACTGACAGCCAGTTCCAGGGTTTCCCCGGAAAAATTATAGGCCACAAGCTTTGTCAGTGGAACTGCAAAAACCATCCCAAATACAATACAGACAGCCATTAAAAGAACAGTCAGGTTTATCATTGTACTGGCTATTTCCCACGCCTCTTCTTCCCTGTCGGTAGCCAGATAACCGGAAAAAACGGGGATAAAAGCGGCGCTCAGAATCCCGCCGACCAGAAGATCGTAAAACAGATCAGGGATAGTGAAAGCAGCCAAAAATGCATCTGTCTGCCAACTGGCGCCAAAAGACGAAGCCAGGACAGCCTCCCTGACATAACCAAGCACCCGGGAAAGCATCATGGCTAACATCAGTATGCCTGCTGCCTGGGCTACCTTTTTGCCTGTGGACATTATGTACTGTTCCCCTTTCCACAACCCATTCAATTACCTTTAATTAATATACCACTTTTGGGTTATCTGGAAAAGGAGAATTTAATGAACGAGGTCATTTTTTTTGCGTTCAGCCCTTTCCAGAAGTACTTCCCCCGTTTTTACTATCCGGCTGCAAAATAGCCTCACATTCTCCCTCTTCTCCCGGTATATCTCATTGAACCCCGGAGCCAGCGGCTCTCCTGTCATCCTGCCGCAGGCAATCAGGGACTTGTTCACCCCTGCTCCAATAGTCAGAACAAGAAATATCAGAGCCACCATTATAAGTGTCCTGTCTCTCAAACCAAATTCCACCCCTGTTCGTGAATTTCCCTTAAACAATTATAATATTGTTCATTTACGCGAAATTTATTCGTAAAACAATTGAGAGGCTGCTGAACTTTGTCAGCAGCCTCTCAAAATCGCGCTATTAGATAAGGCAGGAACCATCCTTGAGCTGGTCTTTGACTCGAAGCTGGGCGGCAGCCAACTGGCAGGAACCGTCCTTAGCCTGGTCTTTGGTGCGCAGCTGGGCGGCAGATAACTGGCAGGTCTCATCCCGAAGCCGGTCACAGTCCCCCTTAAGGCCCCCAAGGCATGCCCAGGAAAATGTCATACTGAAAACAAATACTGACACCAAAAGTGGAGTTATAAGCTTCTTCAAAACTATGTACCTCCTTCATTCTTTTATTGTCAGCTGACTTATTATTAATACGCACTAATTTCCGTAGTTTAATACCGTTGTTCTAAGAAATAATTAATATTTTTTACATTATTGGCATTAGTTTACTTCACTCGCTAGTTTCTTCCGCGGCTTGAGCCATGTCATTAAGTACGGCTACCACAACATTGGCAAACAGGCGGCCTGAAGCAACCGCCTCATCAGTGGCATTCTTGGCGCTGCCTATTTCCACCAGCAGCGCTCTCGGGCTGTACTGCTGATGGTATCTGCCCTCTTTAGTGGTGATACCCCTGGAGAGTCCGGGATACATAGCATCCATTTTAGCGGCAATTTCCCGGGCAAACTCGAGATTTTCCTGCCAGTGGGGATGGTCGGCCCTGGCATCGGTACCAACAATGATAAGTATTCGGGCCACCTGTTGACCATGAATGGTGACCAGACTTTGCTCCCGTGTAACTGCTCCGTCGCGGTGAATATCGAAGACCATCTCAAGGCCTGGATTACCTTCTAATAGCTGTTTGACCGTTTTTTCCGACTCCGCATATGATTTGTTAAATGACGTATCATGAAGCTTATCAGAATATACAACAGGTATACCGTAATCCTCCTCAATTGCCTTCTTTATCTCTCCGGTCACCAGAGCTATCCCGCCGGCTTTTCCCTTCAAGTGAGCCAGTCCGTCGGTAAGTTCAAAGGTTTCACTGGTATGAGTATTATACAGGGCTATCAAAGGGGTGTCGGACTTAACCCGGTTTTCTACCGGCAGCGCACTACCTGCAGCGCCCTCGGTCTCCTGTGAGCTGCCTGCCGGAAGCTGCCCCTCCCCCGGATCCTCCAAAACCTCATCCGGCCCGGTTTCATCATAGGTGTCAGCAGTTGCCGGGGTAACCTCCATCATCGGGATTTCTGACTTCAGATAAGTCAGGGGATCATCCAGCTTGACACCGGAAAGAGTATTCAAACTAATCCGCAGCAGGCTTTTCCTGCGCTGTACCGCAGCCGGCTGTCCCGAGTCAGATGCTGCCAAAACGGGCAGTTCAGCTCTGAGAAGAGTTTTTAGAGTTTCATTGCCGACATTTTGTGAAAGACCCTGTACCAGATTTCTGCCTTTTTCATAATAATACTTGGAACTGAGCGCTGTAATATAAGGCCCCTCAGCGGCAGGAAACTGTCCGGCAATAACAGCAGTAAAAATAACTAAAATGGCGAAAAAAAATAATCCAAGATTTCTCACCAGAGGTACAATGCTGTCTGCTTTTACCTGCCTCATTTTAACCACTCCTTGTCTACCCAATTATATTCGGCAGTCAAGGCATTTATGACCTTTTGCCTCCCTGGTCCCGTAATTAAATGAGGCGTTACTTTTTTATGCATGGATTTAGGAAGGGGCAGATGTGTTCCGGAAGAACGAGTCTGACGTCCGTTTGTCGGTTCCCGCTATGCGGGAACCGGTCAGGGGCCTCCCCGATTCGTCGGAGTCTCACGCTGGTTTTTAGTGTGAGACGACGGTAACGAATTGGGGACCAAACTGAGTCGTCAGGGGGTCCCCCCAATCCGTCGAAACGGCGGCCCTTCTTAAGGGTCGGGGTTTCGGTAACGGATTGGGGGCCCGTTCTGGAGGAATATATCTGCCCCTTCCTAAAAATAGGTAAAAAAAGAGGCCCCATTTGGTTATGGGACGCTCTTCTTCTCCCTGACACAAGACCAATTATCTGATCATTGTAGGTACAAAGGCATCGATTATTCCGATGACAAATGCGGCCAATAATGCCCCAATCACAGAGACATCCAGGTACGCAGGGATGATGAACTTGGCCAGATAAATTACCACGGCTGCTGTTGCAAATCCAACTAAACCGCGGTTCTGGGGAGACACCTTGTCACCCAGTAGTTTTTCAACAACATATCCAAGAATTGCAATAATTGCAGCAGCAATAAGAGCCCCGGTAAAGCCTGCAATCTCAATTCCCGGAAGGATATAAGACACAAGCAGCAGCACCAGGGCAGAAACTATAAACCTTACTATGAAGCCTATCCATTCACGCATCTTTTTCACCTCCTTCACAGAGCCTAAATCTAGGTTTGACCAAAAATAACCGGACTATACATTTATGTGCTTGCATTTTTTAAATGGTCATGGTAAAATGTAGATTGTCACTTGAGAAAGTTACACTTTACTATATAGGTTTTTTTATGTTTGAGGAGGTGAAAAGCCAGTGGCAAACATTAAATCAGCTATCAAAAGAATTGAACTTATCCGGAAAAATACCGTACGCAACACCGCAATTAAAACAGGTGTGAAAACCCGTTTACGTAAATTTGTTGAAGCTGAGAACAAAGACGAAGCCGCTAATGCTTTTAAACAGGCAGTAACTGCTCTGGATAAGGCAGTTGCCAAAGGTGTTTTACATAAAAACACTGCTGCCCGCAAGAAATCCAGACTGGCTAAAAGATTAAACAATATGGCTCAATAAATTGGCTAAAGCTGATTGGATTGAAAAATGGACATAAGCAATAAAAAGGCTCACCAAAAGTGAACCTTTTTAAACAGGCTGTTGACAAAATCAACAGCCTTTTTCAATCCTTTTAAAAATAAATTAAAGGTAAGCTTCGAAAATGGCGGTGGTGTAAGGTGAGGTGTTGTACCATTACACATTCCCGGGAGCCTGCCTATCCTTTCTCACACAGAGCAATAATCAATAATTCCAGAGCCAATACCGCTTCCTGTTTTCCACCCTTGATGTCAGCATCAGTCTCAAGAATTTTTTCCAGAGAAGACTTAAGTTCCCCGGGAGTAAAATTCCGCGCCTGGCCGATACACTTCTGAGCTACAAATGGATGAACCTGCATCAAGCCTGCCGTTTCCCTTGCCGAAACACCGGTTTCCAGGAGGCTTTTGGCCTGAAGCAGCAGCCTGCATTGGCGGGCTACCATATAGAGTATCCTGATAACCGGTTCACCGAGAAAGACCATCTCTCGGGCCAGCCTGATGGCTTTACTGTAATTGCGGTCTCCCACAGCATCAACCAGCTCAAAAATGCTCAGCTCGGCTGTCTTGCTGACCATCATTTCCACGTCCGCAGCGGTAATAGCGCTGCTCTCCGAATAGCAGGCCAGCTTTTCAAGCTCAGTTCTAAGCTGACGCAGGTTACTGCCGGCAGCCGTGACAAGTCCCGCCGCTGCTGCAGGATCAATTGTTTTCCCCAGTTTCCTGGCGGTCCGATTTATCCATTCAGTCAGGTCACGCCCCTTCAATTGAGCAAATTGAACAACCTGACCATTTTTCTCAATCCTTTTGTATATTTTTCGTTTCCTGTCCACCGAATCCGAGCAGAAAATCAGGCAGGTCGAATCAACAGGGCTTTCCAGGTACCCGATGAGGGTATCCTGTGACGAATCAGGCTTTTCTCCATCTGCCTCATCCTGTTCCCCTTTGTCACCTTTTTTCTGACTTTTACGTTTTGCTTTAAAGAACTCAGCATTTTTAACAATGACCAGCCTTTTCTCAGCCAGAAAAGGCAGGGTCGTGGCCATGTTAATGATTGACTCCATAGGTGTATCCCGACCGTCGATAATGTCCATGTTAAAGTCACGGCATTCATCCGGGAGCAGGGATTTAAACTTTTCCAGGTACTGGTCCCTAAGGTAGGTTTCCTCTCCGTAAAACAGGTACAGCGGAGAAATTAGCTGCCTTTTCAGACTGTTTTCCAATGCCTTAATATCCAATTCGATTCATCCCTTTTGTAGTAGTGACTTTGTAACCATATCCGTCCGACCTGACAGTAACAGCGCCATCCCGATCTGTCCTGACAACCCTTATATTCATCTGCTTCAGGCCCTCCAGGACTTTCGGTGAAGGATGCCCGAAAAGGTTTTGACCAACACTTATCACTGCAATCTCAGGATCAGCCGCCCGAAAAAAATCCTCTGTCCATGCATTACCGCTTCCATGGTGGGGTATCTTGACAATTTCTGCCCCGCAGTCCTGACCGCTTGCACTAATTGCCTCCAGGGGGACAGTTTCAGCATCACCGGTAAACATTATCCTAAAATCCCGGTATCCCAGCCTGATTACCAGTGAATCATCATTGGCATTAACAGCTGTACTGCCATTGGGGCTTAAAACCTCAAGGATTATGTCTTCGCCAAAATATATGTTTTCTCCTCCACTAACCTCTCTGATTTCAATATTCCTCTCGATTAATTTTTGTTTCAGCTCGACACCTTCCGCATACTGGGCAAACTGTGGAGCCACCACTATGGCCTTAATCTTGATTTTACCAAGCAAAGCTGATGCTCCCTGGATGTGATCCAAATGCGGATGGGTGAGCACCAAAATATCTATATCATTGACTCCCTTTCTGTTAAGAAAAGGAAGCAGTATTTGTTTTCCGACATCAAACCCTGTTGGGCTATCAGGAAAACCTCCCGTGTCTATGAGGAGATTCCTGCCTCCTGGGCTTTGCACCAATGCAGCATCACCCTGACCGACATCTATAAATGTTACTTCCAAAATTCCCGACTTGCTGTATGCCATCCCGCCCCACAGCAGAACCACCAACACACCCAGGGCTGCCAGGACAAGCGCCGAACGGTTAAGATACCACAGTCGCTTTGCCCTGATACGGAGTTCATAATTCCTGAAAAATTCTATCAGAAGGCCCAAGGTTAGGTAATAGCAGGTGATTTTTATAATGCCCGGCGGTCTGAGATTTATGGCTGCAAATGGCAGCCCTGCCAACACTCCGGCTGCCAACAAGGCGACATCCAGAACCGCAGCAGCTGAAATACTTAGAATTTCGGCCGGTGGATTCCAGAAAAGCCCCAAAATAGCTGCGATGCCGCCCAGAAGCATGACAATACTTATCAGGGGTACTATTATCAGGTTAGCCGGAAGAAAAAAAAGCGAAAAATAATTAAAATAATATGCCGTCACTGGAAATACTGCAATTTGAGCTGCAAAGGCAACTGATGAAGCCTGGCCCAGTGGAGGCAAAATCCTGTTAAGCCTTTTAAACAATGGAGCCAGGCAAAGTATGCCCCATGCAGCCAAGAACGATAATTGAAAACCCGGCTCGAATAATGCCAAAGGATTTGTTATCAAAATTATCAGCCCTGCCAGGCTCATAGAGCTTGGCCAGTCATACTCCTGACGGACATACCTTACCAAGAGCAATACCCAGGCCATAATCAGCGCCCGTGTCACCGCAGGACCCGCGCCTGCCATTAAGGCATATAACCCGGTAGTAGCCGCTGCCAAAGCATCACACACCGGTTTCCTTAACCCCAGGGTATTCCCTGCCAGGATAATAAAACCTGCCACCAGGCCGACATGGTATCCCGAAACCGAAAGTATGTGGGCAACACCTGCTAAAGCCATATCTTCTTTTATTTCCGGATTAATCCTCCCGGTAGAACCGAATAGAATTCCTTCCATCAGAGCTGCCTGCTTCTCAGGCATATTTTTGTTTATCACCGAGACTAATTTCCCCTTCAGTCCAATACTAAACTTCACCAGAGGATTTACCGTGCCTGTCCCAATTTTGCTCAGTCCTGCTCCGTTCCTTGATTTAAGTACCAGACGAATCCCTCTATCCTCCAGGTACTTCTTATAATTAAATTCCCCGGGGTTTCCGGGATCTTCGGTTTTTTGAAGCACTCCCGCAACCTGCAGCCTGTCTCCATAACCAAATTCCGGTCCTGGCCCCTTTATGGTAACAAGCACCCGCCCTCTGGGCCGGAATCCTGTCACAGCCCGGGTGCCGTCACTGTGTATAGAGTACTCAATCATTTCGGTTTTCACGACATAGTCCGTCCTGTCAACGCGCCTGTCCGGCTCAGTGATCACTGTTCCGGTAAAGACCGTGTATCTGCCGGCCAGGAAATCAATGCTGCCTTCCAAAACATATAATTCAAGACGACACATAAAAATCCCGCACAATAGCGCCGCCGCATAAAAGTATAATCTTATATTACCCTTTGCAGCAATCTCAGCCTTTGCGGCAAATCTTTTGACTGCTGCCCCGGCTGCCGCAAGAAGAACACCACATAACAGCAGATATGCAGGGAGATGGAGAAGATATCCGATAATTATTCCTGATGTGTAAAATATCAGCATCAGTACCAGGGGTCTGGACATAGTTCACCTCCGCATTTCCTATATTGTCAAACAGTAATCTGGTCTTTGATATCACTGTACTTCTTCTCCCCAATACCCGAGACATTCATTATTTCCCGGATATCCTTAAACCCTCCCTGCTGCTTACGCCGGTCAATAATTTTCTGTGCTGTTGCCGGGCCTATCCCCGGCAGTCTAACAAGTTCCGCAGCTCCGGCCGTATTGATATTTATTTTGCCGGTTTTTCTGCCGTTTCCTGTCTGGACAGTATTACCGCTCGCCCCGGACGCAGTTGAAATTCCTGCCGATGCGGCCGCCTCGCCCCTGCGGGGAACAATAACCTGCTGCTGGTCCAGCATCACTTCAGCCAGGTTTATACCTGCCAGGTCTGCATCTTTGGCTGGAACTGCCTTGTTTACCCCTTCCAATACCCTGGCATTTTCAGCAAAGGTATATACTCCCGGCTTCTCGACGGCGCCGGCGACATGTACGTTAATTACAGGGTCAACTTTATCGCTTACTTCGCCTTGACCCTCCGCTCCATCTGGTCCCAGGGCATCTTCAGTACTTTTTTCCTGTTCCGAATCCGCCTGGGCAATAACCGGTCTGAAGTTTTTTTGCTCCTTCATTTGGCCTGCCTTAAATCCAATCCCAAACACGATTGCACAAAGAAGGGCCACTCCCATTAACAGATGTTTCCTATCAATTGTCCACATGTACCCCACCCCAACAACTCTGTAATTTTTTACTGTATTTATTATATCTTACATCATTTGTTTTTTTTGTCATTTTTTGTCGTCAATATATTTTTTTAAAGGAAGGGTTTTCTATTCAACATTCAGGAGCAATATTTTGTCGCTTAACATAATATACAGAAGAAACTTATTATGTTATCAAACTGCCAATTACAAGGAATTGAAGCAGCAACTTAGGAGGGTAGATTATTTCCAGTTAAATTTGAGTCAATGAGGAGGTATAAATATTTATGTACTATCGCAATGATTTCTATGACCCTTATAACGTCCCGGCAAGAATTGACGGCGGGTTTGGCGGACCTGGCGGACTTGGCGGATTCCACAAGTTTCCCTTTTTCCCCTTCTTTCCATTCTTTCCGTTCTTCCCGTTCTTTCCGTTCTTCCCCTGGGGAGGGTTTGGGGGAGGGTTTGGCGGAGGCTGGGGCTGGTAAAAAAAACAGTTCCGGCAAGGTATAATTAAAGTGTTTCCTGTCTATACTGGTAATGTAAACCAAAAGCGGAGGAAACACTATGAATAAAGAAGTTCTACTGAAACAAATAGGTTCAGACCTGAAAATGTTTGAGGATTATCTTAAGTCAGTTAAACAGAAAAAATCCCCCACTAATAAGAAACAGGCAAAATAGGGCGCAACAGTGCGCCCTATTTTGCCTTAGAAACACTCTTTGCGCCTTAGCGTCGTGCTGCAACCTGTCCCAAGACTTCCTGTTTAAGCCTGTCCAGTCCTATGCGGTCAATCAATTCTCCTATGCGTTCATTGTGTTTCCCGTTATCCTTATACCATTTAATAATCTTATCAACCAAATCTAACACCTGGTCCGGTTCCAGCTCTGCAGCGATTTTATCACCAAGTCTGGGATTAAGTCCTGCATTTCCGCCAACCATTAAAACATAGCCCTTGGGTGTACCCATAATTCCAAGGTCCCTGACAGCAGGCTCTGAACACGAGTTCTGACAGCCGCTGACAGCTATCTTAAATTTACTGGGCAGGTCCATGCCATGGTATTTTTTATCCAGTTCCAGACCCAGACCTACTGCATCTTGTTGACCGCGTTTACAGAATGTAGTCGCCGGACAAATTTTTATACTTCTGACACAAAGCCCCGCCGCATGACCGGGGTCCATCTGCAGGTCATTCCATGCTTTTTCCACATCACCGTGTTTTAGTCCCACAATTGCTATTCTTTGGGCTGAGGTGCATTTCAGCGCTGCCGCATGATACCTTTCAGCAACATCTGCAATTTTACGCAGGGTTTCCACATTAGTTATCCCTCCGGGCATATGAGGCACAATGGCAAATGTCTCTTTGTCCCTCTGTAAAACGGCGCCTCTAGGCTGAGCCAAAGCTCGGGCAGCAGTTGACATTTCTCCCTGTTCAACAGCATTGAGTTTCTGCAGGAGATCTGCCTCGGAAACCCCATGGGTTCTGGCAGCCCCGGCAACTGTCTCCCCTGTAGCAGAAGGGCAGCCCAGGCACTGCATCCCTAAAGACCTGAAAACATCGGCCGTTTTTGGGTTTGCCTTCAGGATATCCCCCACAGTCATATCTCTGGTGATATTCATGTAATTTTTCCTCCTTTGCAACGAACCAAAATGGCCGCCGGCTATGATACTATTGTTTACCGGCCCGAAACAT contains these protein-coding regions:
- the hemW gene encoding radical SAM family heme chaperone HemW; protein product: MSIGIYIHVPFCLQKCNYCDFISYPYDAGLAASYVYALEREMKLHAGKMPADQREVRTVFLGGGTPSLLSGQHLALILENCRRYFRIRDDAEITVECNPGTVTREKFALMRRAGVNRISIGVQAFQSRILSFLGRIHSFAQVTEAVKACRDEGIDNISCDLIYGIPGQTGQDWQETLDRVLNLSPAHISAYGLKVEPETPLYKAVASGSVVPCDEDAELEMYQYVISILAARGFKHYEISNFALPGMEARHNLIYWLNEEYLGLGPAAHSMLDRHRFSNVKCVASYIKKLEKNELAVQEIISLSLEDEISETVFLGLRLLGGLDTLAFARRFGCSAADIFGPQLKKLTDLGLIKINANSIRLTEKGLPLANEVFVEFI
- the lepA gene encoding translation elongation factor 4, yielding MDKHNKTRNFCIIAHIDHGKSTLADRLLEATGALTQREMADQILDTMDLERERGITIKAQAVRLFYQADDGETYTLNLIDTPGHVDFTYEVSRSLAACEGAILVVDAAQGIEAQTLANVYLALEHNLEIIPVINKIDLPSADPDRVKSEIEDIIGLDTSDAVLASAKDGTGIKEILEQIVQKVPPPVGVENAPLKALVFDSHYDSYKGVIAYVRVVDGLVKQGMKVRFMAGGKAFEVNEVGIFRPFLTTVGELGVGDVGFIAASIKNVKDVQVGDTITGADKPTDKPLPGYRKITPMVFSGLYPVDGADYDDLRDALEKLRLNDASLMFEAENSVALGFGFRLGFLGLLHMEIIQERLEREYGLDLITTAPSVIFRITKTNGEVIEIDNPTNLPPMQNIEQMEEPFVKATIMVPNDYVGAVMDLAQEKRGIFQNMEYMSEARVMLTYEMPLIEIIYDLFDLLKSRTKGYGSLDYEFCGYRESRLVKLDILVSGEVVDALSSIVHTDKSYARGRNLAEKLKDIIPRHMFEIPIQATIGNKVIARETVKALRKNVLAKCYGGDISRKRKLLEKQKEGKKRMKQVGNVEIPQEAFMAVLKMD
- the murJ gene encoding murein biosynthesis integral membrane protein MurJ, yielding MSTGKKVAQAAGILMLAMMLSRVLGYVREAVLASSFGASWQTDAFLAAFTIPDLFYDLLVGGILSAAFIPVFSGYLATDREEEAWEIASTMINLTVLLMAVCIVFGMVFAVPLTKLVAYNFSGETLELAVSLTRIMFPAFVILALNGLIMGILNSYKHFAAPAIGSVAYNFFIILFGLLFAKQWGIMAFAVGVVVGHVANLVIQLPVLYKMGLRYKFTLNLRHPGVRKMLILMLPAMLGMAANRVNLIVNQTIASTINEGSITALRLANRLMWLPLGVFAGSIAVAVFPTMTSQAARREMTDFKNTLSMGLRSIFLVIIPASVGLAVLSEPIIRMLFERGEFTHGATKLTAYALVFYCVGLFAQAAIWIITRAFYAFQDTLRPVLIAISTIVINIALNLLLRPVMAERGLALAFSLTGIYNMVLLLYFLRRKIGPIDLRKTTRSFFLILGSSAVMGVVAYAVAYYLGTFLDLQDASNQLIQVGVSIGAGLVVYVVAILLCRLEETQVIINLLRRKFKKV
- the spoIIP gene encoding stage II sporulation protein P gives rise to the protein MRQVKADSIVPLVRNLGLFFFAILVIFTAVIAGQFPAAEGPYITALSSKYYYEKGRNLVQGLSQNVGNETLKTLLRAELPVLAASDSGQPAAVQRRKSLLRISLNTLSGVKLDDPLTYLKSEIPMMEVTPATADTYDETGPDEVLEDPGEGQLPAGSSQETEGAAGSALPVENRVKSDTPLIALYNTHTSETFELTDGLAHLKGKAGGIALVTGEIKKAIEEDYGIPVVYSDKLHDTSFNKSYAESEKTVKQLLEGNPGLEMVFDIHRDGAVTREQSLVTIHGQQVARILIIVGTDARADHPHWQENLEFAREIAAKMDAMYPGLSRGITTKEGRYHQQYSPRALLVEIGSAKNATDEAVASGRLFANVVVAVLNDMAQAAEETSE
- a CDS encoding phage holin family protein, whose protein sequence is MREWIGFIVRFIVSALVLLLVSYILPGIEIAGFTGALIAAAIIAILGYVVEKLLGDKVSPQNRGLVGFATAAVVIYLAKFIIPAYLDVSVIGALLAAFVIGIIDAFVPTMIR
- the rpsT gene encoding 30S ribosomal protein S20, which encodes MANIKSAIKRIELIRKNTVRNTAIKTGVKTRLRKFVEAENKDEAANAFKQAVTALDKAVAKGVLHKNTAARKKSRLAKRLNNMAQ